The Pagrus major chromosome 5, Pma_NU_1.0 genomic sequence TGTAATAAAGGCTGTGCTGGTAAGGGGACTGCTGTGTAAAGCTGTAATGATGTGGGCTAACAAGGGCCCAGACCTCAGACAGACAGGCCCCTAGTGTTTTATTCATTGGCCCTTCAGCCTGCTGTAAAGTTTCATTGCAGCACTTCATGACACTCCCTGCAGCTGCCAGTCTTTTACACCCCTGTGccttgttttgtgtgttaaagGGGGGGTGCAGTACATCATGaggaagaagtgtgtgtttctctgtgtgtggatgcacatgtgtgtgcgtgtatgaaTATTGAATGCCACGTgggaatatttttatttattaatgttgtttatttttgccCGTccgcctctctctccctgcagaaGAGTGCTCTTATTGGCTGCCGCTCTATGGCAGTATGTGTTGCCGCCTTGCAGCTCAGCCTCACTGTATGACCCAACAGATGATGAGTGGATGTTTGAAAGCAAAGGTAAGTTGgcaggtgtgtgcagcagtgatgAATGGAGTATTCCTCTCGAGGTCTCCATAGTTTTTGGCTGTTGCCCTGGTTTACTTCTGTCCTTTTCGCCTCCtccacttccctcctctccttcgtATGTTGCcatctctctttgtgtttccttcCACACTTAACTGATCTCTTTCTCTACCTCGCAGCAGTTAGGTGGTGACCCTCAGAGTTGGGCAGAGGTGTACGCTGTTCTGAAAGGAACAAGCCTTTTCTGCTACCACCGGCAAGAAGATGTGGAGGCTAACATTGAGCCAGCATTCACCATTGCCATCAACAAGGTCAGCAAAGGAAAAATGAAGAAACTTAGTAAAACACTGTCTCCAAAGGTTGATCCAGCCTTACAGAAGCTATacagttgttgttttcaatAATGCCTCAGGCGTTGAGGAAATGGGATTGTGGATCGCTGCCAGTTCGAATCTCGAGCCAGCTCGGAGACTGAgccaaaaaaaagtaaataagaaATGATGCTCTTCTCTTAGTAACTACTATTACGCCGCCCTTGAACAAGACATTTAGCCCTCAGCTGCCCCCAGGAGAGCTGCTCAGAAGCCAAGAGTAGAAAACTGGTTCGGTTGCTCAGCTCACAGGTGTAACTGTGCAGATGTTGAGCAAGGCGAGGAAAGAGCAGGCATATCTGGATATGAGGCATTAAAGATTTCCAAAGTAAATCTTCTCCAGTCACAATCGAATGCAGTAAGATTCAGCAGTCAAGTCATATCTCTCTGATCCCTCCGTTTTTCCAGGCACCAAAGTGAAgaacagtcagtcagccagccaGTCAGGTTCTTCATCATCTTATTTCCTGTGTCTGAGAGTTAATGCCCGTGGGGCTTCTCATTCCTTCCACTCAGCCTCTTGTAGCCTCTGACCCTGAGCTCACAGCTGACCTGAAGCCAAGTCGGTCAGATCAGGTCGGCATGATCCTTTGTCAGTCAGTTGTCTGGCTCTTTTGAAGAGGAAGGATGAGGTAGCGCAGCGTGcggatggatgaatgaatggagcaacactgccatctagtggtcacAAACAGACCTAGACACATTTGGAGTAGAACAAGGAGGTGGGAATTGGGAGTCTGCACCTTTTGTTGGATAATTGCTGAAGGGAAATGGTTTGGAAGAGGACTAATTAGCGGCTTTATTAGTAAGGGCTTATTTTCAGCGGGGACTCACAATTACAATTGTAGTAATGATCACTTGTTGCTGCACATGATTTTGTTCGTTCAGAAGTACTGGCATTCACCCCTGattgtagtcattttgtggTAGATGATTGTATTCTTTGTCGCCGACGTGTTTCAGGAGACCAGGATACGTGCATCAGAGAAAGACCCTCAGAGTAAAGTTCAGAATATCTGCGTGAGCAACCAGTACGGAGGCGAGGAGGTCACACACACGCTGACCACAGACAGCCGCGAGGACACACACCGGTGGATGGAGGCTTTTTGGCAACATTTCTACGACATGAGTAAGTatggagggagtgtgtgtgataCATCCACGACATACACTAAATGACTCAATTTCAAGGACTGGTTAATGTTCTGTATCTGCTGCTCGGTGCGTTGAAAAAGATGGTTTATCTCCAACGTACAGGCCAATGGAAGCAGTGCTGTGATGACTTAATGAAAATTGAGCTGCCATCGCCGAGGAAACCGGCTCCTGTCACACCAAAACAGGGCTCACTCTATCACGAAATGGGTAAGACCTCTCTCTGGCTACATCACTGTGGATATGCGATCAGAAAACATCTTTGGTCACTTTTATCTGAAGAAAGAAGTGGAAGAGCTAGAAAGAGAAGGCAGGGAAAGACGTGCCTGCATTGCATGTGACTGCTGTGTGTAGCTTTAATTTCCTTAGGTCCATGTGCATGAGAGATGCTGTCACAATTAAATTTTTCTCCTCTCCGATATCTCAAACTCACACTCTGCTTTACTTCTCTGAACTGTAGATAGAACGGGTCTTATCTCTGACACGCTGACTCACTCTCTGTCCTTTGTTTCTCTGTCCCTCTTTGTCCTTTTCAATTTTCCTTGTGTGTCTTGAATCCATCACTCCTTGGCTGTGTCTCTTTTGTCCTCCTTTATTATTTCCTTGTGTCCTCATACATTATTCATAATCAACGGCACATTTTCCATCGACTTTCACTATTAATTTTTAACGGGCGAATCATCTTTATCCTTgaacaaatctttttttgtcCTCTCATCACGCCTTAACATTCATTTCCTTCATAAACACGCGCCAACCCCCCCCCCTATCAAATTTCTGTCATGgccatcaaaaacacaaaactgaactCCACCTGTTGCACACCTCCTATCCACTCTACCCTTCCTCTCTCCCCAACCTCCTCCTCGGTTTTCCTAACCCCTCCTGGCAGCCCCTCTTGCCACACCCTCCTGTGAGGGTCTTCTGCTGCAGGATAACGCTGTGTCTGCTGAGATTCGTGCTCTGCTCTCGTCCTATTACAACGACAGGTGAAGTAACAGGAGTAGGGCTCCATATGAGTTATGTTGTGGTGAATGTTCAGGATTTACTGCAGATCCAGAATCAGCCTCCTCTGGCTGATAGTGAGTAGATTCTGCAAAACATTACAGGACAGGATCTCTTTGGATCGCTCAGTCttaaaattgtttgttttttgttttgttttgttttatttttttaactcaaaTGTCAGATTGAATCCAAATTATTCAAATCTGTCAGGTAATAATCTTTTGAATAACAAGTTTAAGCCCAGTCTCCAGCAGTATAATGATGAGTTTTGCTGCCTCTCTCCTGCAGTTATTGAATCATCCGATGACCTCAGCAGCACCGTGTCAGACATCCTGGCTCGGAGGATGCAGGAGCTGGAGCTCCGCAGCCAGCTGGGCACCTCCCCCACCTGGATGTCTGTGTTTGACGAGAGCAACCCCAAAAGCGCTGGCCGCCCCCGTCCCTGTACCTCTCGCCTCTCAGGCCACAGCCCCTGCACCCCTCCTCGACTGCCCCGGAGCCCTGTGAGCCCTCACCGCTGCCCGCAGTTGGGTCTGCTGTCCTCAGATGCAAGCCTGACTTCTGACAGCGACAGCCACTGCAGCACCAGCCCCTGCTCTCAACGCCATGGCTGGCCCGAGCCTTCCTCAAACTTCTCTCTCTTGTCGTCCTCCCCCTCCCGTCTGAGGCCACGCACTCTGTCGCTGGATGCTAAGCTCAGCACCCTCCGAGGGAGGGGGTATGGAGGCGGAGGGACCTTCCAGTGCCCCTGccagcctcctccctcctcgctgCTCGCCCCACTCCCCATCTCCTCCCGTTCACCTCGGTCACAGCGCAGCACACAGACCACGCTTTCctgctccagctccacctccagcaacAGCTCCAGCAACAGCGAGGGCAGCCACAGCCCCGAATCATCTGAGGGAGCTCCGTTCTCGAGGCCCTCCCCGGCTCGACGCAGCCTCAGGAACCTCAGGGCCAGACTTGATCCTCGCAACTGGCTTCAAAGTCAGGTGTGAACTGTTACGCTGGCCTAAAGGCTGCAGTGCTCGTTAAACCACGATTTAACTGGCTTAACATATGTGAACCAACCTCAGGCAATCTGCTAGGCCACATGCACAGCCCTGAGGAGGATAAGCTGCCTCTAGCCTGCCTCCTGGTGGAGGATGGATCATGGAAGAGCCTCCTGGGGCAAACTGGAATGTCTTCTAACACAAAAGACAGGTGACAATCACTGCACAAATTAAATGGGAGGTACTCTGCTTGCTTTGAGAAACCATGGTCTTGCTGCTTTGGAGAAAGTGATGCTAAAGAGCTAAAGACTTGCTCCGATACACACATCACACTAAGCCTACTGTCTGTCCTCGGACTCTAATCCTGGAATTAGAAAAGGTTTTGTTCTCTGCATCAACCATCCTGGCGACtcaaactttttatttcaaGGTCATCTCTACTAATGCACTAGCAGTATTTTTGACTGGATGTTTCCTGTctatattttataaataaaggttTGCGGTGTTTATGCTATGAAAGCCAGTGAGCATGTGGCGGGATGAACATGCAAAATGAACATAAGGTATAATCAAGAGTTCTCAGATGTTATAAACTGTTACGTGTGGAGGGACGGGTCGGTGTCTGTTGCCTGTACTGTGATCTACTTCGGTGTACGTATCTAATTAATCATTCAGCGGATGATCTTTGTGGTTCTCCTGAAATTACTATGCACCATTTTGTTTATTGCATGATCTGACTTTCAGTTAAAGTGTTGAACTACTTGAGATCATCTCAACAATGAATCTGGTGAAAGCTTAACTTTATGCAAGTGCTCATACTTACTGTACTGGTAATTACTGTGATCTCTTCAGGGTAAAAATCTGTGCTCTGGTCttaatttttacacatttatctGCACGCTATTGACAGGATGTCTTCAGAAATGTAGAATGGATCCATACATACATAGAACAAAACCCTAGAATAAACTGAAATTAACCAAAGTTAAAGTATTATTGAACACCCAAGCCATACTTAAGATCCTCCTA encodes the following:
- the rtkna gene encoding rhotekin isoform X3, with the protein product MNNSKNQRDSDIQKKIDHEIRMRDGACKLLAACSQKDQALEAAKSLQTCSTRIMAYMSELQRMKEAQVMQKVTRRSSDAGPMDDRLPCKGKVAISDLRIPLMWKDTEYFKNKGELHRCAVFCLLQLGGEIFDTDMVIVDRTLTDICFDNTIVFNEASPGFELRIELYSCCSEDDYSAGSTPRKLASKLSSSLGRSAGKKLRAAMEPGPCSPVSNGGAAPLLLPVPSVPGPKYHLLAHTTLSLSHIQDSFRTHDLTISGNEECSYWLPLYGSMCCRLAAQPHCMTQQMMSGCLKAKQLGGDPQSWAEVYAVLKGTSLFCYHRQEDVEANIEPAFTIAINKETRIRASEKDPQSKVQNICVSNQYGGEEVTHTLTTDSREDTHRWMEAFWQHFYDMSQWKQCCDDLMKIELPSPRKPAPVTPKQGSLYHEMVIESSDDLSSTVSDILARRMQELELRSQLGTSPTWMSVFDESNPKSAGRPRPCTSRLSGHSPCTPPRLPRSPVSPHRCPQLGLLSSDASLTSDSDSHCSTSPCSQRHGWPEPSSNFSLLSSSPSRLRPRTLSLDAKLSTLRGRGYGGGGTFQCPCQPPPSSLLAPLPISSRSPRSQRSTQTTLSCSSSTSSNSSSNSEGSHSPESSEGAPFSRPSPARRSLRNLRARLDPRNWLQSQV
- the rtkna gene encoding rhotekin isoform X1; its protein translation is MFCRNQTARATVARGSALEMEIRRGKFRKSVFLDTSQDSDIQKKIDHEIRMRDGACKLLAACSQKDQALEAAKSLQTCSTRIMAYMSELQRMKEAQVMQKVTRRSSDAGPMDDRLPCKGKVAISDLRIPLMWKDTEYFKNKGELHRCAVFCLLQLGGEIFDTDMVIVDRTLTDICFDNTIVFNEASPGFELRIELYSCCSEDDYSAGSTPRKLASKLSSSLGRSAGKKLRAAMEPGPCSPVSNGGAAPLLLPVPSVPGPKYHLLAHTTLSLSHIQDSFRTHDLTISGNEECSYWLPLYGSMCCRLAAQPHCMTQQMMSGCLKAKQLGGDPQSWAEVYAVLKGTSLFCYHRQEDVEANIEPAFTIAINKETRIRASEKDPQSKVQNICVSNQYGGEEVTHTLTTDSREDTHRWMEAFWQHFYDMSQWKQCCDDLMKIELPSPRKPAPVTPKQGSLYHEMVIESSDDLSSTVSDILARRMQELELRSQLGTSPTWMSVFDESNPKSAGRPRPCTSRLSGHSPCTPPRLPRSPVSPHRCPQLGLLSSDASLTSDSDSHCSTSPCSQRHGWPEPSSNFSLLSSSPSRLRPRTLSLDAKLSTLRGRGYGGGGTFQCPCQPPPSSLLAPLPISSRSPRSQRSTQTTLSCSSSTSSNSSSNSEGSHSPESSEGAPFSRPSPARRSLRNLRARLDPRNWLQSQV
- the rtkna gene encoding rhotekin isoform X2 — translated: MPVDKFTNMEEKLWILEDLNMMYIRQIALSLQDSDIQKKIDHEIRMRDGACKLLAACSQKDQALEAAKSLQTCSTRIMAYMSELQRMKEAQVMQKVTRRSSDAGPMDDRLPCKGKVAISDLRIPLMWKDTEYFKNKGELHRCAVFCLLQLGGEIFDTDMVIVDRTLTDICFDNTIVFNEASPGFELRIELYSCCSEDDYSAGSTPRKLASKLSSSLGRSAGKKLRAAMEPGPCSPVSNGGAAPLLLPVPSVPGPKYHLLAHTTLSLSHIQDSFRTHDLTISGNEECSYWLPLYGSMCCRLAAQPHCMTQQMMSGCLKAKQLGGDPQSWAEVYAVLKGTSLFCYHRQEDVEANIEPAFTIAINKETRIRASEKDPQSKVQNICVSNQYGGEEVTHTLTTDSREDTHRWMEAFWQHFYDMSQWKQCCDDLMKIELPSPRKPAPVTPKQGSLYHEMVIESSDDLSSTVSDILARRMQELELRSQLGTSPTWMSVFDESNPKSAGRPRPCTSRLSGHSPCTPPRLPRSPVSPHRCPQLGLLSSDASLTSDSDSHCSTSPCSQRHGWPEPSSNFSLLSSSPSRLRPRTLSLDAKLSTLRGRGYGGGGTFQCPCQPPPSSLLAPLPISSRSPRSQRSTQTTLSCSSSTSSNSSSNSEGSHSPESSEGAPFSRPSPARRSLRNLRARLDPRNWLQSQV